The following are from one region of the Rhizobacter sp. AJA081-3 genome:
- a CDS encoding S8 family serine peptidase has translation MIQWAVGVDRDFCQVIRLRVDRHSDRHSSGAALEKNLTEVHVNRLLSPLAVGAAAWLLVACGGGDSSGAAPGDGSQAGAQQAASSYRTAAPEGAAASRIDARLRGAQGQVRVWVSLEQNSVAAQRAALAEADVSLASDRMAIKSASALRAGVNAHKLRISETQGTLSGQLSALGGKELARVQTAHNAIAVSIDASQLTQVASLAGVAKVRPVMNYELDLSATVPYVGATAAQSRGVDGTGVVVAVLDSGIDYTHRNLGGAGTDAAYELAYGTATSDPKNTTRDGLFPTAKVIDGYDFVGESWPNSPEVGDPDPIDLEGHGTHVGDIIAGQSLDGTHKGVAPGAKLMAVKVCSAVATSCSGIALLQGMDFALDPNGDGDTSDAVDVINMSLGSSYGQTEDDLTQAASNAVRLGVVVVTSAGNSANKPYVVGSPSIAPGVISVAQTEVPGAVAIPLVVNSPAVIAGTYANTQTMDWAPVNAAVSGDVVFYGRGCPGDPVVTSPQGKVALIDRGSCSVSLKIDRAAKDGATAVLIGLVAGGDAVSFSYGGGDTFVPSLVIQQSLSQRIKANLAAPVNVTISPAAGIPLIGSMAATSSRGPSMSTQAIKPEIGAPGASLSAEAGTGTGETVFGGTSGAAPMVSGGAALLLQAFPNRKPEQIKAMLMNSAETTIYTNPALLPGELAPITRIGAGEMRVDRALTLTTLAYNRESKSASLSFGTVDVPETLVVTKKLRIENLSKASRAYRVSSAFRYANDEASGAVRVLAPSFAYVGAQGSTEIDVKLVIDPSKLPTWGLNGGSLGGTGAALNGPEYDGYLTLQVDAERVTVPWHVLPRKAAATKSTLTDRSSSGGTLYLDNKGVEVSDYDVFSLTGQSARIPNSEIPGPGSNQAVIDLRSVGVRYLSDALSGVTGGVLEFAINTNGRRAHPAYPAGFEVDIDTNGDGVVDYFVFNGENGGFAVTGQTLVFVQKVGAAAGSAFFFADADLNSGNMIMTVPMAAIGVVPGQTINFSVYAADNYFSGITSDAIEGMLFTPGSTRFSVVGDPFNSVAPRSAAWVGVTSTAQPDTTSSERGLLLMYRRNAGLEADAIRLR, from the coding sequence GTGATCCAGTGGGCAGTCGGGGTCGATCGTGACTTTTGTCAGGTAATCCGCCTGCGAGTCGATCGTCATTCCGACCGGCACTCATCGGGTGCTGCCCTCGAAAAAAATCTTACGGAGGTCCACGTGAACAGACTCTTATCACCCTTGGCGGTGGGCGCAGCAGCTTGGCTGCTCGTTGCCTGCGGCGGCGGGGATTCGTCGGGCGCAGCGCCCGGTGACGGTAGCCAGGCGGGTGCACAACAGGCAGCGTCCAGCTATCGGACTGCGGCGCCCGAGGGCGCGGCCGCCAGCCGGATCGACGCGCGACTGCGCGGCGCTCAAGGCCAGGTCAGGGTGTGGGTGTCTCTCGAGCAGAACTCGGTGGCCGCGCAGCGCGCTGCCCTGGCGGAAGCCGACGTCTCGCTCGCGTCCGATCGCATGGCGATCAAGTCCGCCTCGGCGCTGCGCGCTGGCGTGAACGCTCATAAGCTGCGCATCAGCGAAACGCAGGGCACCTTGTCCGGCCAGCTGAGCGCGCTCGGCGGCAAGGAACTGGCTCGTGTGCAAACCGCGCACAACGCGATCGCGGTGAGCATCGATGCGTCGCAGCTCACGCAGGTGGCCTCACTGGCCGGCGTCGCCAAGGTGCGGCCGGTCATGAACTACGAACTGGATCTCTCGGCCACGGTGCCCTATGTGGGCGCCACCGCCGCGCAATCGCGCGGCGTCGACGGCACCGGTGTCGTCGTCGCGGTGCTCGATTCGGGCATCGACTACACGCACCGCAACCTCGGTGGTGCGGGCACGGACGCGGCGTACGAACTGGCCTACGGCACGGCCACTTCCGACCCGAAGAACACGACGCGCGACGGCCTGTTCCCGACGGCCAAGGTGATCGACGGATACGACTTCGTCGGTGAATCCTGGCCGAACTCGCCGGAGGTCGGCGATCCCGACCCGATCGACCTCGAAGGCCACGGCACGCACGTGGGCGACATCATCGCCGGCCAAAGTCTCGACGGCACCCACAAGGGTGTCGCGCCCGGCGCCAAGCTGATGGCCGTCAAGGTCTGCAGCGCCGTCGCCACGTCGTGCAGCGGCATCGCACTGCTGCAGGGAATGGACTTCGCGCTCGACCCGAACGGTGACGGCGACACCAGCGATGCTGTCGATGTCATCAACATGTCGCTCGGCTCGTCATACGGCCAGACCGAAGACGACCTGACGCAGGCCGCCAGCAACGCGGTGCGGCTTGGCGTGGTGGTGGTCACCTCCGCCGGCAACAGCGCCAACAAGCCCTACGTCGTCGGCTCGCCGTCAATCGCCCCCGGGGTGATCAGCGTCGCGCAGACCGAGGTGCCGGGTGCTGTGGCGATCCCGCTGGTGGTCAACTCGCCGGCCGTGATTGCCGGCACGTATGCCAACACGCAGACCATGGACTGGGCGCCAGTGAATGCCGCCGTCTCCGGCGACGTGGTTTTCTACGGGCGTGGATGTCCTGGCGATCCGGTCGTGACCAGCCCGCAAGGCAAGGTCGCACTGATCGACCGCGGCAGCTGCTCGGTCAGCCTGAAGATCGACCGCGCGGCCAAGGACGGTGCGACGGCGGTGCTGATCGGCCTCGTCGCGGGTGGCGATGCCGTGTCGTTCTCGTACGGTGGTGGTGACACCTTCGTGCCTTCGCTGGTCATCCAACAGTCGCTCTCCCAGCGCATCAAGGCCAACCTCGCCGCACCGGTGAACGTCACGATCTCGCCTGCCGCCGGGATCCCGCTGATCGGCAGCATGGCGGCCACGTCGTCGCGCGGTCCGTCGATGAGCACCCAGGCCATCAAGCCGGAAATCGGCGCGCCTGGCGCCTCGCTGTCGGCAGAAGCCGGCACGGGCACCGGCGAAACGGTGTTCGGCGGCACCTCCGGTGCCGCGCCGATGGTGTCGGGCGGTGCGGCCCTGCTGCTGCAGGCCTTCCCGAACCGGAAGCCCGAGCAGATCAAGGCGATGCTGATGAACAGCGCCGAGACGACGATCTACACCAACCCCGCACTGCTTCCGGGAGAACTCGCACCGATCACGCGCATCGGCGCGGGTGAGATGCGCGTCGATCGGGCATTGACGCTCACCACGCTGGCCTACAACCGCGAGTCGAAGTCGGCCTCGCTGTCGTTCGGCACGGTGGATGTGCCGGAAACGCTGGTGGTCACGAAGAAACTGCGCATCGAGAACCTCTCGAAGGCCAGCCGGGCCTACCGCGTCTCGTCGGCCTTCCGCTACGCAAACGACGAGGCCAGCGGCGCAGTGCGCGTGCTCGCGCCTTCGTTCGCCTATGTCGGAGCCCAGGGCAGCACGGAAATCGACGTGAAGCTGGTGATCGATCCGTCCAAGCTGCCGACATGGGGGCTCAATGGCGGTTCGCTGGGTGGTACCGGCGCGGCGCTCAATGGGCCCGAGTACGACGGCTACCTGACGCTGCAAGTCGACGCCGAGCGCGTGACCGTGCCCTGGCACGTGCTGCCCCGCAAGGCGGCCGCCACGAAGTCCACCTTGACCGACCGCAGCAGTTCGGGCGGGACGCTCTACCTGGACAACAAGGGTGTCGAAGTTTCGGATTACGACGTGTTCTCGCTGACCGGCCAGAGCGCGAGGATTCCGAACAGCGAGATCCCCGGCCCGGGTTCGAACCAGGCGGTGATCGACCTGCGCTCCGTCGGTGTGCGTTATCTGTCCGACGCACTCAGCGGCGTGACAGGCGGTGTGCTCGAGTTCGCGATCAACACCAACGGGCGCAGGGCGCACCCGGCCTATCCGGCGGGCTTCGAGGTGGACATCGACACCAACGGCGACGGCGTGGTCGACTACTTCGTCTTCAACGGCGAGAACGGCGGCTTCGCGGTCACCGGGCAGACGCTGGTGTTCGTGCAGAAGGTGGGGGCGGCGGCCGGTTCGGCGTTCTTCTTCGCCGATGCCGATCTGAACTCCGGGAACATGATCATGACCGTCCCGATGGCAGCCATCGGCGTGGTTCCCGGACAGACGATCAACTTCAGTGTCTACGCTGCCGACAACTACTTCTCCGGGATCACGAGCGATGCCATCGAAGGCATGCTCTTCACCCCGGGCAGCACGCGCTTCAGCGTGGTCGGCGATCCGTTCAACTCGGTGGCGCCCAGAAGCGCGGCCTGGGTTGGCGTGACCTCCACTGCGCAGCCGGACACCACCAGCAGCGAGCGTGGTCTGCTCCTGATGTACCGCCGCAATGCGGGTCTGGAGGCAGACGCGATCCGCCTGCGCTGA
- a CDS encoding TonB-dependent receptor domain-containing protein — MSSQTGHSHLTEAACVLLGAGSIDQPFTAFTGDHMFRRTKVCSAVLVAFGGTLALGAAPAFGQQTLDRVEITGSSIKRIDVEGSLPVQTVTREDIERSGVTSTEQLLQSITAASSAGGTANATGAGASTYGLATISLHGLGEERTLVLVNGRRLAIFANPSVAAVNVNVIPLAAIERVEVVKDGASGVYGSDAIAGVVNFILKKDYQGLELNVSTGTPTRDGGGQNHGVSVVGGLGNLQKDRYSVTFSASLEKDFPLFAKDRKFAATGNQFPYIVSGATGQGNIEGAYTPGTGIPTEVPPGSGNFVETGSRQPGFGNSPGTGYGNPLAAADNCESINMFLNPTPSNKGAPYCTFDSNTFVGLLPKRDLINLTANGVVKVSDAVELFGDVLFSKSKVTQRFQPSPVRRQFLTSDAEFGKQGVDPILLIRPSNPNYQIAADYLNANGCGSIVGQPLGVTARVFDFGLRTSEDENEQTRLVVGSRGTLFGLDYEVAAAHNESKTSGTVPDGYFSQVAYARVINDPNSDWNPWSLTQSAAFNAALAAAGAKYTGGTLEAKSTADGIDGKISGELGKLGGGTVQYAVGAAYREEKLKTTPSAALGTGDIAGLGGATAPVDVKRKVASIFGELLLPISKTLEGSLAVRGDKYSVIGDSMNYKAALSWRPNQTFLVRGSVGTSFRAPSLIDLYTPETIGTSEQFDDPGTGQTDLQVNAKNGGKSDLKPEKSQQETIGIVFQPTPNFSAAVDLFNVRVKDYIQTPSAQLIVSRFRAGDPAYAGLVTLAPNGDVDLIDQKLSNTGGSTVRGLDVDLRYSENVADGKFSARLFGTYMLKFDETTPSGAISHRVGTIVDPAGNPVSGADNGGVVLRWKHALTGTYSTGAWAFTATQNFASGYEAGRNAIDNDRNFIPSFSTYDANITYTGIKNLRLAIGARNLFDKNPPGVFTPVSNQFQGGYDITQYDPRGRFVYVAAGYKFW; from the coding sequence ATGTCTTCGCAGACGGGCCACAGCCACCTTACAGAGGCGGCATGTGTCTTGCTCGGAGCTGGGTCTATCGATCAACCTTTCACCGCTTTCACAGGAGATCACATGTTCAGAAGAACCAAAGTGTGTTCCGCCGTGCTCGTCGCATTCGGCGGCACACTGGCGCTCGGCGCTGCCCCGGCCTTCGGCCAGCAGACGCTCGACCGCGTCGAGATCACGGGCTCGTCGATCAAGCGCATCGACGTCGAGGGCTCTCTGCCTGTTCAGACCGTCACCCGCGAAGACATCGAGCGCAGCGGCGTGACCAGCACGGAGCAACTGCTGCAAAGCATCACCGCCGCATCGAGCGCGGGCGGCACGGCCAACGCCACCGGCGCCGGCGCGTCGACCTACGGCCTGGCCACGATCTCCCTGCACGGCCTGGGTGAAGAGCGCACCCTGGTGCTCGTCAACGGCCGCCGACTGGCGATCTTCGCCAACCCGAGCGTTGCCGCGGTGAACGTCAACGTCATCCCGCTGGCCGCCATCGAGCGCGTCGAGGTGGTGAAGGACGGCGCCTCGGGCGTTTACGGTTCCGACGCCATCGCTGGCGTGGTGAACTTCATCCTGAAGAAGGACTATCAAGGCCTCGAACTGAATGTCTCCACCGGCACGCCCACGCGTGACGGCGGCGGCCAGAACCATGGCGTGTCCGTCGTGGGCGGCCTCGGCAATCTGCAGAAGGACCGCTACAGCGTCACCTTCTCGGCCTCGCTGGAGAAGGACTTCCCGCTGTTCGCGAAGGACCGCAAGTTCGCCGCTACCGGCAATCAGTTCCCGTACATCGTGTCCGGCGCCACCGGCCAAGGCAACATCGAGGGCGCCTATACGCCGGGCACTGGCATTCCGACGGAGGTTCCCCCTGGTTCGGGCAACTTCGTCGAGACGGGTTCACGCCAGCCCGGTTTCGGCAACAGCCCCGGCACGGGTTATGGCAACCCACTCGCAGCTGCAGACAACTGCGAGTCGATCAACATGTTCCTGAATCCGACGCCTTCCAACAAGGGGGCGCCGTATTGCACTTTCGACAGCAATACCTTCGTCGGCCTGCTGCCCAAGCGTGACCTGATCAACCTGACGGCCAACGGCGTCGTCAAGGTCAGTGACGCGGTCGAGCTGTTTGGCGACGTGCTGTTCTCGAAGAGCAAGGTGACCCAGCGCTTCCAGCCGAGCCCGGTCCGTCGCCAGTTCCTGACGAGTGACGCCGAGTTTGGCAAGCAAGGCGTGGATCCGATTCTCCTGATCCGGCCGAGCAACCCCAACTATCAGATCGCGGCCGACTACCTGAATGCCAACGGCTGCGGGTCCATCGTCGGGCAACCGCTGGGGGTGACGGCGCGCGTGTTCGACTTTGGTCTGCGCACGAGCGAAGACGAGAACGAGCAGACGCGCCTGGTCGTCGGTTCGCGTGGCACGCTGTTCGGCCTGGACTACGAAGTCGCGGCCGCTCACAACGAGTCGAAGACCTCCGGCACTGTGCCTGACGGCTACTTCTCTCAGGTCGCCTACGCGCGCGTCATCAACGACCCGAACAGCGACTGGAACCCGTGGTCGCTGACGCAGTCTGCGGCGTTCAATGCCGCTCTGGCGGCTGCAGGTGCCAAGTACACCGGCGGCACGCTCGAAGCCAAGTCCACGGCCGACGGAATCGACGGCAAGATCTCCGGCGAACTCGGCAAGCTCGGTGGCGGCACAGTGCAGTACGCCGTCGGCGCGGCCTATCGGGAAGAGAAGCTCAAGACCACGCCGAGCGCGGCGCTGGGCACCGGCGACATCGCCGGCCTGGGCGGTGCCACGGCACCGGTTGACGTGAAGCGCAAGGTGGCGTCGATCTTCGGCGAACTGCTCCTGCCGATCTCGAAGACCCTTGAAGGTTCGCTGGCCGTTCGTGGCGACAAGTACTCGGTCATCGGTGACTCGATGAACTACAAGGCCGCGCTGTCGTGGAGGCCGAACCAGACCTTCCTGGTCCGCGGTTCGGTTGGCACGAGCTTCCGGGCGCCTTCGCTCATCGACCTCTACACGCCGGAGACCATCGGGACCTCGGAGCAGTTCGACGATCCGGGCACCGGACAAACCGATCTGCAGGTCAATGCGAAGAACGGCGGCAAGTCTGACCTGAAGCCGGAGAAGTCGCAGCAGGAAACCATCGGGATCGTCTTCCAGCCGACGCCGAACTTCTCTGCCGCCGTCGACCTGTTCAACGTTCGCGTGAAGGACTACATCCAGACGCCGTCGGCCCAGCTGATCGTCTCGCGCTTCCGCGCGGGTGACCCGGCCTACGCCGGCCTGGTGACGCTCGCCCCGAACGGCGACGTGGACCTGATCGACCAGAAGCTGTCCAACACCGGTGGTTCCACGGTGCGCGGCCTCGATGTCGACCTGCGCTACAGCGAGAACGTCGCCGACGGCAAGTTCTCGGCGCGCCTGTTCGGCACCTACATGCTGAAGTTCGACGAAACCACCCCAAGCGGCGCGATCTCGCACCGCGTGGGCACCATCGTCGACCCGGCCGGCAACCCGGTCTCGGGTGCGGACAACGGCGGTGTGGTGCTGCGCTGGAAGCATGCGCTGACCGGTACCTATTCGACCGGCGCGTGGGCCTTCACCGCAACGCAGAACTTCGCCAGCGGTTACGAAGCCGGGCGCAACGCGATCGACAACGACCGCAACTTCATCCCGAGCTTCTCGACCTACGACGCCAACATCACCTACACGGGCATCAAGAACCTGCGTCTGGCGATCGGTGCTCGGAACCTGTTCGACAAGAATCCTCCGGGAGTCTTCACGCCGGTCAGCAACCAGTTCCAGGGTGGCTACGACATCACGCAGTACGATCCGCGCGGTCGGTTCGTCTACGTGGCGGCAGGCTACAAGTTCTGGTAA
- a CDS encoding biopolymer transporter ExbD, whose amino-acid sequence MAMNLGSGSGDNDVMVDINTTPLIDVMLVLLIMLIITIPIQLHSVNLNMPQGAPPAQQKEPVVVTIDIDFDGTILWNGEALTDRAALEDRLQRVAAEPDQAEVHIRPNKLVEYKSVATVLASAQRLGVTKLGMVGNEQFVK is encoded by the coding sequence ATGGCAATGAACCTAGGCTCCGGGTCGGGTGACAACGACGTGATGGTCGACATCAACACCACGCCGCTCATCGACGTGATGCTGGTGCTGCTGATCATGCTGATCATCACCATCCCGATCCAGTTGCACAGCGTCAACCTGAACATGCCGCAGGGCGCGCCGCCGGCACAGCAGAAGGAGCCGGTCGTCGTGACGATCGACATCGACTTCGACGGCACCATCCTGTGGAACGGCGAAGCGCTGACCGACCGTGCGGCGCTCGAGGATCGCCTGCAGCGCGTGGCGGCCGAGCCTGACCAGGCCGAAGTGCACATCCGGCCGAACAAGCTGGTCGAGTACAAGTCGGTCGCCACGGTGCTGGCCTCCGCGCAGCGGCTGGGCGTGACCAAGCTCGGCATGGTCGGCAACGAACAGTTCGTCAAGTAG
- a CDS encoding MotA/TolQ/ExbB proton channel family protein: MSFNKSIFALVFTLIVGLLPQLGFAQASAPEATPAAAAPAPVAAPAPALVPTVTKETVDNPYGLKALWAQGDFVAKGTLIILVIMSMGSWYILVTKLYESIKVSGEAKAARAGFFKAASIQEGASKLKEGSAFRFIAETGIDAGEHHEGALTENIDRNTWVTMSVQRAVDEVQSRLQDGLAFLGTVGSTAPFIGLFGTVWGILNALTAIGIAGQASIDKVAGPVGESLLMTAIGLAVAVPAVLGYNWLVRRNKVTMDAVRSFAADVHGVLMGAKSVR, translated from the coding sequence ATGTCATTCAACAAGTCCATCTTCGCCCTCGTCTTCACGCTGATCGTCGGCCTGCTGCCGCAACTCGGCTTCGCGCAGGCCTCCGCGCCCGAGGCCACGCCGGCCGCGGCGGCGCCCGCACCGGTGGCGGCACCGGCGCCCGCGCTGGTACCGACCGTCACCAAGGAAACCGTCGACAACCCCTACGGTTTGAAGGCCCTGTGGGCCCAGGGTGACTTCGTCGCCAAGGGCACGCTGATCATCCTCGTCATCATGAGCATGGGCAGCTGGTACATCCTGGTGACCAAGCTCTACGAGAGCATCAAGGTCAGCGGCGAAGCCAAGGCGGCGCGCGCCGGGTTCTTCAAGGCGGCCAGCATCCAGGAAGGCGCCAGCAAGCTGAAGGAGGGCAGCGCGTTCCGCTTCATCGCCGAGACCGGCATCGACGCGGGCGAGCACCACGAGGGCGCGCTCACCGAGAACATCGACCGCAACACCTGGGTGACGATGAGCGTGCAGCGCGCCGTCGACGAAGTGCAATCGCGCCTGCAGGACGGCCTGGCCTTCCTCGGCACGGTGGGTTCCACGGCGCCCTTCATCGGCCTGTTCGGCACGGTGTGGGGCATCCTGAACGCGCTGACCGCGATCGGCATCGCCGGCCAGGCGAGCATCGACAAGGTGGCCGGCCCGGTGGGCGAGTCGCTGCTGATGACGGCCATCGGCCTGGCCGTGGCGGTGCCGGCGGTGCTCGGCTACAACTGGCTGGTGCGCCGCAACAAGGTGACGATGGACGCGGTGCGCAGCTTCGCGGCCGACGTGCACGGCGTGCTGATGGGCGCGAAGTCGGTCCGCTGA
- a CDS encoding energy transducer TonB: protein MNFAQQQRDPRKHLAGIAAVILFHGFIVYALVTGLAKKVVDVVRAPIETKVIEEIKKPPPPAEIVVPPPPKLEAPPPPFIPPPEVQIATPPPAQPTITAVTPTPPPAPVVIAPAPPPVVAAPPAPPPPAAPVVASAGVVCPGYQEKVKEAGFPREANRAGLTRGEALIEFTVGPGGEIKNVKVVQQSHPIFGRYSAKAVEEVKCVGQGHDVAGVRIPFVYRFD from the coding sequence ATGAACTTTGCCCAGCAACAGCGGGACCCGAGGAAACACCTCGCGGGCATCGCTGCTGTCATCCTGTTCCACGGCTTCATCGTGTACGCACTGGTGACCGGCCTGGCCAAGAAGGTGGTCGACGTCGTTCGAGCACCGATCGAGACCAAGGTCATCGAAGAGATCAAGAAGCCGCCGCCCCCTGCCGAGATCGTGGTGCCGCCGCCTCCGAAACTGGAAGCGCCGCCGCCGCCGTTCATCCCGCCGCCCGAGGTGCAGATCGCGACACCTCCGCCAGCCCAGCCGACCATCACGGCCGTCACGCCCACGCCGCCCCCGGCGCCGGTGGTGATCGCGCCTGCGCCGCCGCCAGTGGTCGCCGCCCCCCCCGCGCCTCCGCCGCCTGCCGCCCCCGTGGTCGCATCGGCTGGCGTGGTCTGCCCTGGCTACCAGGAGAAGGTGAAGGAAGCCGGCTTCCCGCGCGAGGCCAATCGTGCCGGGCTCACCCGCGGCGAGGCCCTCATCGAGTTCACCGTCGGTCCCGGTGGCGAGATCAAGAACGTGAAGGTCGTGCAGCAGTCGCATCCGATCTTCGGCCGCTATTCAGCCAAGGCGGTCGAGGAGGTCAAGTGCGTCGGACAAGGCCACGATGTCGCCGGTGTCCGCATTCCCTTCGTCTACCGATTCGATTGA
- a CDS encoding biopolymer transporter ExbD → MAMNIGSGGDEDEITSTINTTPLVDVMLVLLIIFLITIPVVTQSIAMSLPKEINIARQTKPENIEISVNRDGDVFWNNQPVADSEALFQRLKKVAVQDPQPEVHIRGDEKSRYESIGRVVFACQRAAIAKISFVTEPPPKG, encoded by the coding sequence ATGGCCATGAACATAGGTTCGGGCGGCGACGAGGACGAGATCACCAGCACGATCAACACCACGCCGCTCGTCGACGTGATGCTGGTGCTGCTGATCATCTTCCTGATCACCATCCCGGTCGTCACGCAGTCGATCGCGATGAGCCTGCCCAAGGAAATCAACATCGCCCGGCAGACCAAGCCGGAGAACATCGAGATCTCGGTGAACCGCGATGGCGACGTCTTCTGGAACAACCAGCCGGTGGCCGACAGCGAGGCGCTGTTCCAGCGCCTGAAGAAGGTCGCCGTGCAGGATCCGCAGCCCGAAGTGCACATCCGCGGCGACGAGAAGTCGCGCTATGAATCGATCGGGCGAGTCGTCTTCGCCTGCCAGCGCGCGGCGATCGCCAAGATCAGCTTCGTGACCGAACCGCCGCCGAAGGGGTGA